A stretch of Halocalculus aciditolerans DNA encodes these proteins:
- a CDS encoding uL15m family ribosomal protein has product MTSKKRRQRGSRTHGGGTHKNRRGAGHRGGRGRAGRDKHEFHNYEPLGKHGFTRPDKVQDDVAEISVQELDENAVLYVEDGSAEETDFGFRIDARDVVEDGHEVDVVKVLGDGQVRNQLEVTADAFSASAVELIEEEGGDAVLSERAETADENESEESEN; this is encoded by the coding sequence ATGACGAGTAAGAAACGACGCCAGCGCGGGTCGCGCACGCACGGCGGCGGCACTCACAAGAACCGGCGTGGTGCCGGACACCGTGGTGGCCGTGGCCGCGCCGGCCGCGACAAGCACGAGTTCCACAACTACGAACCGCTCGGGAAACACGGCTTCACGCGTCCGGACAAAGTCCAGGACGACGTCGCCGAGATCAGCGTGCAGGAACTCGACGAGAACGCGGTGCTCTACGTCGAGGACGGGTCGGCCGAGGAGACGGACTTCGGCTTCCGCATCGACGCGCGTGACGTCGTCGAGGACGGCCACGAGGTCGACGTCGTGAAAGTCCTCGGTGACGGTCAGGTGCGCAATCAGCTCGAAGTGACGGCGGACGCGTTCAGCGCGTCGGCGGTCGAGCTCATCGAGGAAGAGGGCGGCGACGCCGTGCTCTCCGAGCGCGCTGAGACTGCAGACGAGAACGAGAGCGAAGAGAGCGAGAACTGA